The following is a genomic window from Nguyenibacter vanlangensis.
TAGCGCGACCAGCAATGGAAGCGCGTGCCGCCCACGTCCAGATAGCCGGGGCAGAAGATCCGGTCGGCCGGCGACAGCGTTCCGGCCCGCAGCGCCGCCATCGCCACCGCGGGCTTGAAGGTCGATCCGGGCGGATAGACGCCGGCCACCGCCTTGTTGATCAGCGGCGTGCGCTCGTCATTGGTCCATTCGGCCCATTGCGCCTGGCTGACGCCGCTGTCGAACAGCGACGGGTCGAAGGACGGGTTGCTGACCATGGCCAGCACCTCGCCGTTGCGGCAATCCATCACGACCGCGCTGGCCGACTGGTCGGCGATCCGGCCCAGCACCGCCTGCTGCAACCCCGAATCGACGGTCAGGGTGATTTCGTCGCCCGGCTGGCCGTCATCGCGCGACAATTCGGCCATGACGCGCCCGACGGAATTGACCTCGATCTCCACCGCGCCCACCGTGCCGCGCAACTGCGCGTCCTGGGTCTGCTCCAGGCCGGCACGGCCGATACGCATCCCCGGCAGCGCCATGGTCGCGTCATGGGCCACCTCCGCCTCGCCCGGCGGCGCGACATAGCCCACCACATGCGCCAGCAACGGCCCGAACGGGTAATTGCGCGTGGTGCCCACGTCGATCACCACCCCCGGCAGCGACGGCGCGTTCAGCTCGATCCGCGCCATGTCGTCCCAGGACAGGAAATCGCGCAGCATGATCGGGATGAAACGCCGCTTGTGGCGCATCTCCCGCTCGATACGGGCGCGATCGCGGGGCTCGATCGGCAGCAGGGCGGAAAACCGGTCCAGCGTGCCCGGAATGTCGCTGGTCTCCTCCGGCAGCAGCAGGGCGCGCCAATTCACCTTGTTCGACGCCACGGCAATGCCGAACCGGTCGACCACCCGCCCGCGCGGCGGCGCGATCAGCCGGCGATTGACGCGATTGTTCTCCGCCAGCCGGGCATAATGGTCGCCGTCGCGCACCTGCAGCTCGTACAGCCGGTGCCCCAGCCCGCCCAGGGCCGCCATCTGCGCCGTCAGCACCACCAGCGCCCGGCGGGTAAAGACGCCGCGGGACGGGTTTTCGGTGTCGGGCCGCGACATCAGGCGGGGCATGGTCTTTCTGCGCCGGATCATCCGACCACCCGCTCAGAAACGCATCCCGGCGGCGCCGATCAGGCGCGCTCGGGATTCGCGACGGTGCGCGACATGGCCGTGAACAGCCCGTACAGAACCGGAAAGACCCCCATCCCCAGCGTCCACTGGAACCCGAACGCCGCCCCCGGCATCACCCGCAGCGACAGCGCGGAAACCAGCGCCCATTGCAATACGGTGCCGGCGGCCGACACCCCCCCGAACGCCAGCCACAGCGCCAGCACGTGCAGCCGCGCCAGCCCATAGCGCGCGGACAGCGCGACCCCATGGACGATCAGCAGCACCAGCAGCATGACCCCCGGCGGCCCGAACCCCAGCAGGTCGACCAGCAGCCCGCACAGGAAGACGGCCGGCGACGGCATCGAGGCCGGCCGGAAGATCGACCAGAAGAACACCGAGGACAGCACCACGCCCGGCAGCAGCTCGGCCTGCCCCGGCAGGTCGAGCGGCGCGGACAGCAGCAGGATGGCCAGGCCGGTCAGCGCGGCGGGAAGGCCGCGCCGCGCCAGCACGTCCAGCCGCCGCCACAGGCTGGCGCGGGGCTGGATGCCCGGCTGTAGCGCAGGTGACGGGTCGGGCGTCATCCATGCACACTCTCATCCTCGGCCGAACGGGGCGCGGCCGAACGGCGCCGGACCGAACGGAGCACCGCCGAACGGAGCGCCGCCGAATGGGGCGCCACCAGCCGGAGACTGGAACGGAAGCCCAAGGCCGTCCGCCGGGCGCTGGGCGGGCACGCGCCCCGGCGCGTCCGGCGCGACCACCGCCCCGCGGCCGTAATCGAAGATCCGGACGATGTCGAGATGCCCCAGCATCGCCGCCGGAACGACGACCGGCTGCCCGGGACGGGGATAATGGACCCGGCCGACGGGCAGGCCAGGGGGCAGTGAATCGATCTCGCCATTGGTGACGACACGTTCTCCCTCGATCGGCGGATTATCCTGCGGGTAATAGATCAGGCGCGGAGTAGCTGAATTGTCTCCCGCCATTATAGCCGCCCCGTGGCTGACTTCCAGAGTGACCGGAATGCGGCTGGACTCATCCGTCACCAGCAGCACCCGCGCCGAGCGGATTCCGGTTTCGGTCACCCGCCCGACCAGGCCCGACGCATCCAGCGCGATCTCGCCCTTGCGGATTCCCGCATCGACGCTGGCGGCCACCAGCACGCTGCGGGCATACAGCCCGCTGGCGTCGCGCACCACGCGGCCGGTGACGAAGGACGATTCCGGGTCCGGCATCCAGTGCAGGTTGGCCTTCAGGGTCGCATTCTCGTCGGCCAGGGCGGCCGCGACGTCGTACCAATGGCGCAGATTGGCGTTCTCGGCACGCAGGCGCTGGTTTTCGGCCTCGACCCGCCCCATGTCGCGCACCCGGCCGACCAGGAAGCGGATCCGCGCCTGCGGCCAGGCGATCATCCCATAGGCCGGCGCCAGCAGATCGGCGACCTCCATGCGCATCCGCTCGGCCAGCGGGCGATCCGCCTGTCCCAGCAGCATGACGCCCAGCGCCGCGACGATCAGGAACGGCAGCACCAGCTTGTCCAGCGCCTGGCGCAGCGGGATGGACAGCGGAATCATCGCGCGGCACCCCCGCACGGCAGGTGCCCCCCGGTCGCGTCGCCGATCCGCTCGCCGTCGTTCCGCGGGATCTTCATCACCCCCGCCCCCTTGCCCGTGCCTGTCCCGGACGCGCGGCGCGCGCCCGGCTCGCCTCTTCCGCGGTCAGTATCAGTACATGCTGGTCAGTACGTTCTTCAGCCGTTTCATTTCTTCCAGCGCGCGCCCGGTCCCCAGCGCCACGCAGGACAGCGCGTCCTCGCCCACCGTGACCGGCAGGCCCGTCGACCGGCGCAGCACCTCGTCCAGCCGATAGAGCAGCGCCCCCCCGCCCGTCAGCACGATCCCCTTGTCCACGATGTCGGCGGCCAGTTCCGGCGGCGTGTTTTCCAGCGCGGTGGTGACGGCATCGACGATCTGGCTGACCGGCTCTGCCAGGCTCTCGGCGATCTGCGCCTGCGAGACCACGACCTCCCGCGGCACGCCGTTGATCAAGTCCCGGCCCTTGACCTCGCGCCAGCCGCCGTCATCCTGGTAATCGTCCGGCGGCAGCGCCGACCCCAGCTCGATCTTGATCCGCTCGGCCGAGCTTTCGCCGATCAGCAGGTTATGGGTACGGCGGATATAGGAAATGATCGCCTCATCCATCTTGTCGCCGCCGACACGAGCCGACCGGGCATAGACGATGCCGCCCAGCGAGATCACCGCGACCTCGGTGGTGCCGCCGCCGATATCGACGATCATGCTGCCCGACGGCTCGGTGACCGGCAGGCCGGCGCCGATCGCCGCCGCCATCGGCTCCTCGATCAGGAACACCTTGCGCGCTCCGGCGCTTTCCGCGCTTTCCTGGATGGCGCGGCGCTCGACCGCGGTCGAGCCCGACGGCACGCAGACGATGATCAGCGGGCTGGCGAACATCCGGCGGTTATGCACCTTGCGGATGAAATGCTTGATCATTTCTTCGGCGACTTCGAAATCGGCGATGACGCCGTCGCGCAGCGGCCGGATCGCGGTGATGTTGCCGGGCGTCCGCCCGACCATCTGCTTGGCTTCCTCGCCCACCGCCAGGACCTGCTTCTTGCCGCGTACGTCGGCGATCGCCACCACCGACGGTTCGTTCAGAACGACGCCGCGTCCCTTGACATAGACGAGCGTATTGGCCGTGCCGAGGTCGATGGCCATGTCGGCCGACAAAAGACCCAGCAGACGAGCAAACATGCAGAACTCCCGCGAACAAGCACGACCCCGGCCGGCGGATGCGCCACGGCGGCGGGCCGCGCGCATGTCAACCGGTACTGTCGGATCAGGGCGACGGCTTACCGGGGCCGCGCCCCCTGGGCAAGGCCCACGGACATTAATTCGTGCTTTTCATATGTCATCCGGGCCGTCATTCCGGCCGCCCTTCGGATCGCCCTTCGATCGGTTGAAAAAATTTGCCGTCGCCCGGCTGCCGGACCCTGCACGCATCCCCATATTCCCTGCGTCGAGAGGACCCGGTCCCGCCTTCCGCGTTCCGCCTTTCGCGCTGCCCTGTTTTCGCCACCGAAACGCCGCGCGGAATTCACGAGCGGGACCGACAGTTCCCCGTCACATGACAATCCAGCCGCCTCATGTGCGAGGCGCCTGGCGATTTCGATGAGGATATTGACCATGACGATCCGCGTGCATGCCCCCCTTCTGGCTCGCTCCGCGATCCTCGGCGCCGGCCTGCTGGCGCTCGCCGGCTGCAGCAATCCCTATGACCCGGGCCAGCGCGCGCTGGGCGGCGGGCTGATCGGCGCCGGCGGCGGTGCCGCGATCGGCGGCCTCGCCGGCGGCGGCACCGGGGCCGCGATCGGCGCGCTGTCCGGCGGCGCGCTGGGCGCCGCCGTCGGTGCCGCGACCACGCCCAACCCGCCGCCGCGCCGCGGCTACAACGGCGGTTACTGACAGGGGCGGCTACTGACAGGACGCCCCGCCGGAGATAAACGGTCGGGGAGGACGGCTCCATCCTCCCCGATCACGTTCTCCGGGCCGCGCCTCCCAACCATGAGATGAACATGAGTCTTCTTCGCAGTCTCTCCATTTGCTCTCCCCTCATGCCGCGCCGGCCGCTTCGCGTGCTGGGCCTCGTCGCGGCCGCCGGCGGCATGCTGTCGCTCGCGGCCTGCAGCAATCCCTATGACCCGGGCCAGCGCGCGCTGGGCGGCGGACTGATCGGCGCCGGCGGCGGCGCTGCGATCGGCGCGCTCGCCGGCGGCGGCCGCGGTGCCGCGATCGGCGCACTGGCCGGCGGCGCGGTCGGCGCCGCGACCGGCGCCGCGACCACCCCGCAGCGCCCGTACTATCCGCAACAGGGCTACGCCCCTCCGCCGCCCCCGCCGCCGCCGGGCTATTACGGACGGCCCGCCTATCCGCCGCCGCCGCCTCCGCCGGGCTATTACAACGGCTACTGACGCCCGGATCCTCGGGGCCCGGGCCGTTCATGCCCGGGCCGCATGAAAAAAGGCGCCCGCACGATGCGGACGCCTTTTTCCCGTTCCGACCGAACGGACCGCAGGTTCAGGCCATCAGCGCCTCGGGCTCGGCCCGTGTCCGCTTGACCAGCAGCTTGTTCAGCGCATGGACATAGGCCCGCACGGCCGAGACCAGCGTGTCGCTGTCCGCCCCCTGCCCGTCCACCAGCTTGCCGTCTTCTTCCAGCCGCACCGTGGTCCGCGCCTGGGCATCGCTGCCCTCGGTCACCGCACCCACCGAATAAAGCTGCAGCGTCGCGTCGTGGGGATAGATGGCGCGCACCGCGTTGAACGCCGCATCGACCGGCCCCTGGCCGTTCACCGTGGCGTCGCGGGCTTCCCCGTCGACCTCCAGCACCAGCGCGGCGCGCGCCGGGCGCTTGGACCCGGCCTCGACCTCCAGCGACACGAACCGGATGCGGGCATGATCGCGCGCCTCGTCATCGACCAGCGCCGCCAGGTCCTCGTCATAGACGACCTTCTTGCGGTCGGCCAAATCCTTGAAGCGCACGAACGCGTCGTTCAATTGCGCGTCGTCCATGTCGCCATATCCCATGGCCTTCAGCTTGTCGCGGAACGCTGCGCGGCCGGAATGCTTGCCCAGCACCAGCGACGAACGCGTCCAGCCCACGCTCTCCGGCGTCATGATCTCATAGGTCGCGGCATTCTTCAGCACGCCGTCCTGATGGATGCCGCTCTCATGGGCAAAGGCGTTGCGGCCGACGATCGCCTTGTTGGGCTGCACGTCGAAACCGGTGATCGTCGCCAGCATGCGCGACACCCGCAGCAGATTCCCGGTCCGGATGTCGTTGCGATAGGGCAGCACGTCCTGGCGGGTGCGCAGCGCCATCACGATCTCTTCCAGCGCCGCATTGCCCGCGCGCTCGCCGATGCCGTTGATGGTGCACTCGATCTGCCGCGCGCCCGCCGAGACCGACGCGATGGTGTTCGCCACCGCCAGGCCCAGATCGTTATGGTTGTGGGCCGAGAAGATCACCCTGTCCGCGCCCGGCACGCGCGCGCGCAGGTCAGCGAAGATCCGCGCCATGTCCTCGGGCGTCGCATAGCCCACCGTATCGGGGATGTTGATCGTCGTGGCCCCGGCCTTGATCGCGGCCTCGACGCAGCGGCACAGAAAGTCCGGATCGGTGCGCGACCCGTCCTCGGCCGACCATTCGACGTCGTCGGTGAACTGGCGCGCCGCCATGTTGCCGGCGGTGATCAGCTCCAGCACCGTCTCGGGCTCCATCCGCAGCTTGTATTTCATGTGCAGCGGCGAGGTGGAGATGAAATTATGAATGCGGCCGCGCTCCGCCGGACGGATGGCCTCGCCCGCGCTGGCGATGTCGTTCTTGCCGCCGCTGCGCGCCAGCGCGCAGATCACCGGCCCCCGGACGGTCGAGGCGATCTGGTGCACGCTCTCGAAATCGCCCTTCGACGCCACGGGAAAGCCCGCCTCGATCACGTCGACGCCCAGTTCGGCCAGCGCCTCGGCCATCCGGAGCTTCTCGGTCAGGTTCATCGAGAAACCGGGGGATTGTTCGCCGTCGCGCAGCGTCGTGTCGAAAATGATGACGCGGTTGCCGTCGATGCGGCCGAAGGACGGATGGTCGATCGTCATGGGGAATATACCTCGGACTTGTGCCGGATGTTCGCCTTATGAACGCCATGGGCGGCGTTCGCTTACCTGCATGCGGGCCCGGGCCCGCATCATCCCCTGGGCGTACCGGCATCGCGCCGGCCCTGAACGCTCAGGGGCAGATAAGTCGAAGGCGAAGGAGGAGCGCCCCGCGTCCATGGGCGCACGACAGCGCAGGCGCTTGCGCACCCATCCCGCCGGCCATCATGAACGTCACGCGATCCATGGGCGGCACCATACAGGCCGATCCGCCGATTGCAACCGAAATTGCAACCGAATTCGCGCGGAAAGCCGCCCCCAACGATCGACGCGACCGGCCGATCAGCCGGTCAGCCGCGTCACCCCGCCGGCCGAGGCGAAATACCGGTCGATCGCCTGCTTCATCGCCCCCGCGACCATCATCCGGTGCCCGGCCTGGCGCAGCGCCGCCTCGTCCAGCCGGTTGGACATGAACCCCATCTCGACCAGGACCGACGGAATATCCGCCGATTTCAACACCACGAACGCCGCATGGCGCGACGGATTGGGCAGCAGCCCGATCCGCGGCTGGAACGCCGCGACCACGCTGCTGGCCATATGGGCGGCGCCGCGGCGCGTCTCCTCGGTCACCAGGCTGGCCAGGATGGCCTGCACCTCGGGCGAGGCGGCATGGACCTGTGGCCCGCCGAACCGGTCGGCGCTGTTCTCGGTGCGCGCCAGCGCCGCCGTCTGCGCGTCCGACGCCTGGCCCGACAGGGTATAGACGCTGGCCCCGCGCACGCCGCGATCGGTCAGCGCATCGGCATGCATCGAGATGAACAGCGCGGCCCGGTGGGCATGGGCGATCTCGACCCGCCCCTCCAGCGGGATGAACCGGTCGTCCGCGCGCGTCATCGCCACGCGATACGCCCCGCTGGCCAGCAATTGCCGCCGCAATTCCGCCGCCGCCGCCTCGGCGATATGCTTCTCATAGGTGCCGGAAACCCCGATCGCGCCCGGGTCCTTGCCGCCATGGCCGGGGTCCAGCATGACCAGCGGCAACGGCGCCGCCGCCCGGCCGACGATGGCCGGCGCGCCCAGATGATGGCCCGATCCAGGCGGTCCAGGCCGATGCCCGCCCTGCCCGTGTCCGCCCTGCCCGTGCCCACCATGATGCACCGCCGCCCGCGCCGGCAGCGTCACGCACGCCGCCAGCCCTGCCAGCAGCACCCGGCGGCGCCCCTCAGCCTGCCTGCCCGGCGCCGCCGCGCCGTCGGAACGATATTGGAACATGCAAAACCGGTCTCCATTGCCGATCCCACCCCTCATCTAGCAGGAATCGCGCGCGTCGTCAGCATATCAATGGTTTGCACGCAATCATTGGTACCGGCCGTCAACCCCGATGACGAAACCCGGCTGCCCCCCGAGGGGCGCTTGCAGCGGGGGCGCAGTTGGGTCATGCTGTACTCGTGATGGGTCCGCGCCGATCGACGCCTGAAAGAGGCACGCGCGGCATGACCGGACCCATCCGGCCGGCCGGTCCCATCGGGGCGTGGCGCCCGACGCCCAGGGGACTGACATCCTGGACGGCCGGGCCGCCCACGCCGACGGAACCGGCTGCCGCTCCGCCCCGGCCGCAAGGCCGGACGGCGGATGACGACGCCATATATGCGACGATGCGGCCAGACGATGCACGGCCGCGCGTCATCGTTTGATGAGGATGGATGAACGCCACGCGACCCGCGTCCGAAGACCGTTTGACCCAGCCCGCGCCCCTGGCGGCGCGCGCTGATCACGGCCGCGCGGGCTCCGCCGCAACGGTTTCTGGATTCATCATGTTCCCCCCGACTGTTTTTGCCCCTTCCGCCCGCCGCCTCCGTCCGCCCCCGATGCGGACGCCGGACAGAGGCCGGGACCGGGCATACCGGAGTTCCGTTTTTTATGAACAAGCGCATGCTGATCGACACGACCCACGCGGAAGAAACCCGCGTGGTCGTGATGGATGGTAACAGGCTCGAAGATTACGACGTCGAGGCATCGGCCAAGAAGCAGCTCAAGGGCAATATCTACCTGGCCAAGGTGATCCGGGTCGAGCCCAGCCTGCAGGCCGCCTTCGTCGAATATGGCGGCAACCGCCACGGTTTCCTGGCCTTCAGCGAGATCCATCCGGACTACTACCAGATCCCGGTGGCCGACCGCGAGCGCCTGCTCGCCCTGCAGGAGGAAGAAGCCCGCGCTGACGAGGCCCAGCTTCAGGACGATTTCGCCGAAGCCGGGCCCGGCTCTGAAGCCGACGCCGAAACCGGCCTGGAATCCGGCTCGGAATCCGTCTCCGGCACCGCCGAACTGGTGGCGACCGACGACGAGGCCGCCCAGGCCGAACCGGAGCCCCTGCCCGAGACGGTCGGCGGCGAGACCGATACCGGCGAGGAAGGCGCGGTCCAGCGCCGCATCGCCCGCTTCCTGCGCAGCTACAAGATCCAGGAAGTCATCCGCCGCCGCCAGGTCCTGCTGGTACAGGTCGTCAAGGAGGAACGCGGCAACAAGGGCGCCGCGCTGACCACCTACATCTCGCTGGCCGGCCGCTACTGCGTGCTGATGCCCAACTCGCTGCGCGGCGGCGGGGTGTCGCGCAAGATCACCTCGGTGGCCGATCGCCGCCGGCTCAAGGACGTGATCGCCGAACTGCAGATCCCCCGCGGCATGGCCATGATCGTGCGCACCGCCGGCGCCCAGCGGCCGCGCCCCGAGATCATGCGCGACTGCGAATATCTGCTGCGGCTGTGGGACGATATCCGCGACCATACGATGCGCTCGATGGCGCCCGCACTGATCTATGAGGAAGCCAGCCTCATCAAGCGCGCCATCCGCGACATCTACACCCGCGACGTGGGCGAGATCCTGGTCGATGGCGAGGCCGGCTGGAAATCGGCCCGCGAATTCATGCGCATGCTGATGCCGCAGAGCGCGCAGAAGGTGAAATGCTGGCAGAACGGCGCCCAGCCGCTGTTCTCGCATTTCAATGTCGAGGGCCTGCTGGACTCGATGCTCTCGCCCACCGTGCAGTTGCGCTCGGGCGGCTACCTCGTCATCAACCAGGCCGAAGCCCTGGTCGCGATCGACGTCAATTCGGGCCGCGCGACGCGCGAGCGCAATATCGAAGAGACCGCGCTGCGCACCAATCTCGAAGCCGCCGAGGAAGTCGCCCGGCAATTGCGCCTGCGCGACCTGGCGGGCCTGATCGTCATCGACTTCATCGACATGGAAAGCCGCAAGCACAATGCGATGGTCGAGCGGCGGCTGAAGGACGCGCTGCGCACCGACCGCGCGCGCATCCAGGTCGGCGCGATCTCGCATTTCGGCCTGCTGGAAATGTCGCGCCAGCGCCTGCGCCCGTCGATCACGGAATCCACCTTCACCCCCTGCCCGCACTGCCAGGGCACCGGCATCATCCGCGGCACCGAAAGCGCGACCCTGCACGTGCTCCGCGCGATCGAGGAAGAAGGCGCGCGCCGCCGCGCGGCCGAGATCATGGTGCATGTCGCTGCCGAGATCGCGCTCTATATCCTGAACAACAAGCGCGTCTGGCTGGACGAAATCGAAAAGCGCCACAAGATGCGCGTCACCTTCGCGCCCGACCCCAGCCTGGCGCCGTCGCAGGTCCGCATCGAACGCACCCGTCCGCAGACCGAGCGGTTCGAACCGGTGGCACCGCAGCCGGTCCCCGCCGAGGCCGCGCAATCCGGCCAGGTCCGCGAAATCCCGATCCTGCCCGCCGCGCCGGCCGAGACGCCCCAAGGTGAAACCACCCAGGGTGAAACCATCCAGGGTGAAGCCGCTCTGGGCGAAGCCGCCCAGGGTAAAGCCGTTCGGGCCGGAACGACCCCGGCCGAAGCCGCGCCGTCCGCCGCCGAGGGAGAAGGCGAAGAGGGCACCGATCATCGCCGCCGCCGCCGCCGTCGCCGCCGCCGCCGCGGAGCCGAACGGGGCGAACAGCTCGAAACCGCGCTGCACCCCGCCGGGGAGGAAGCCGCTCAGGAAGACGCCGGAGAAGACACCGAGGCGGCATTCGCCACCGAGGCGCCGCTCGAACCGGGCGAAGAGGCCGAGGCTCCGCAGGCACGGCGCCAGCCTGCTCCCGAGCCTGCGCAGGGCCGCGAGGATGGCGGACGCGATCGCCACCGCCGCCGCCGCGACCGGCATGAACGCCGCGCCCCAGGCGCCGAGCCCCATCGCGCCGAGCCTTATCGCGGCCCGACGCCGGCCAATCCGTTCGGAAACGGTATCATCGACATCTTCGACGTGATCGAACAATCCGCCGAGCTGGCGCCCGCCCAGGCAACGCCCGCATCGCCGGCCGCGCTCATCGAAGGCAATCTCGCCAAGGATAGTCTCACCGGGGACAGTGCCGCCGGGGACATCCTCGACGTCGCCGAAACACTGGCGGTGTCCGAGCCCGAGGCGGTGCCCGCGATCGCCGAGCTCACGATCGCCGAGCCCACGATCGCCGAGCCCCCGATCGCCGAGCCCCCGATCGCCGAGCCAACGGCGGTTGAGGCCGAGGCACCGGCCAAGCCCAGGCGCCGCCGCGCGGCGACCGCGCGCAAGGCCGCGACCAAGGCGGCGGAACAACCCGCCCTGGTCGAAGACAGCGCCGCCCCCGCAACGGAGGCCGTGGAAGCTGCTGGGGATTCCCCTGCGGAAACCGCCGGGGAATCCCCCGAGGCAACGCCCGCCAAGCCGGCCCGCAAACGGGCCACCCGCGCCGCCACGTCCACGGCCACGTCCACGACCCGCGCCCGCAAGGCCAAGCCGGCGGCCGAGACGCCCGCCGACGCCGAGAGCACGGCGGACGTCGAGGACGCAGCCGAAGCAGCCCCCGCCAAGCCGGCTCGCAAGCGGACCACCCGCGCCGCCGCATCCGCGACCGCGCCCCGCACCCGCAAGGCCAAACCGGCGGCCGAGACGCCCGCCGAGGACGCCACCAGCGAAACCGCCGACGAAACTACCGCGGCCAAACCCCGGCGCACGCGCAAAACCCCCGCCCGCGCGAAGGCGGCAACGGGGGCAGGCACCGCGTCAACGCCCGAACCGGCCGCCGCGGAGGCCACGCCGGCGGGCAGCCCGGCCGTGCAGCCGATCGTCATCGACGGTTCCAGCCCCGCTCCGGTCCGCAAGACCGGCTGGTGGCGCCGCTGACGCCGGCCTGACGGAAGGCCGATCGACGAGTGTCCTGCCCGGGAAAGAATTTCCCGGGCAGGACACCAACGTTAGAAACCGTTATTCATCAACAGATTGGGGTCAAGGGGTCCGCGACCCCTTGCGGGTCGAGGGCAGTGCCCTCGCCTTGCCTTGTCCCATGCCCCTGCCGCTCGCTCACCCCGCGCCGTTCGGATCGGCGGGCGCGGTCTCCCACCCCGGGCCGATCACGGCCGCGCTGCGCCGCCCCATCCCGTCGGTGCGCAGGACGATGACGTTCTGTTCTTCCAGATAAGCGAGCTGCCGGCGCGCCCGGCCGAGGGAATGGGTGCCGTACGCCCTGGCGATGGTGGCGTCCGACGGACAGGGCGCCCCCTGCTGC
Proteins encoded in this region:
- a CDS encoding Rne/Rng family ribonuclease; the protein is MNKRMLIDTTHAEETRVVVMDGNRLEDYDVEASAKKQLKGNIYLAKVIRVEPSLQAAFVEYGGNRHGFLAFSEIHPDYYQIPVADRERLLALQEEEARADEAQLQDDFAEAGPGSEADAETGLESGSESVSGTAELVATDDEAAQAEPEPLPETVGGETDTGEEGAVQRRIARFLRSYKIQEVIRRRQVLLVQVVKEERGNKGAALTTYISLAGRYCVLMPNSLRGGGVSRKITSVADRRRLKDVIAELQIPRGMAMIVRTAGAQRPRPEIMRDCEYLLRLWDDIRDHTMRSMAPALIYEEASLIKRAIRDIYTRDVGEILVDGEAGWKSAREFMRMLMPQSAQKVKCWQNGAQPLFSHFNVEGLLDSMLSPTVQLRSGGYLVINQAEALVAIDVNSGRATRERNIEETALRTNLEAAEEVARQLRLRDLAGLIVIDFIDMESRKHNAMVERRLKDALRTDRARIQVGAISHFGLLEMSRQRLRPSITESTFTPCPHCQGTGIIRGTESATLHVLRAIEEEGARRRAAEIMVHVAAEIALYILNNKRVWLDEIEKRHKMRVTFAPDPSLAPSQVRIERTRPQTERFEPVAPQPVPAEAAQSGQVREIPILPAAPAETPQGETTQGETIQGEAALGEAAQGKAVRAGTTPAEAAPSAAEGEGEEGTDHRRRRRRRRRRRGAERGEQLETALHPAGEEAAQEDAGEDTEAAFATEAPLEPGEEAEAPQARRQPAPEPAQGREDGGRDRHRRRRDRHERRAPGAEPHRAEPYRGPTPANPFGNGIIDIFDVIEQSAELAPAQATPASPAALIEGNLAKDSLTGDSAAGDILDVAETLAVSEPEAVPAIAELTIAEPTIAEPPIAEPPIAEPTAVEAEAPAKPRRRRAATARKAATKAAEQPALVEDSAAPATEAVEAAGDSPAETAGESPEATPAKPARKRATRAATSTATSTTRARKAKPAAETPADAESTADVEDAAEAAPAKPARKRTTRAAASATAPRTRKAKPAAETPAEDATSETADETTAAKPRRTRKTPARAKAATGAGTASTPEPAAAEATPAGSPAVQPIVIDGSSPAPVRKTGWWRR